A window of the Pirellulales bacterium genome harbors these coding sequences:
- a CDS encoding protein-L-isoaspartate(D-aspartate) O-methyltransferase, which translates to MATPDPLQTARLQMVAEQLEHRGIHDANVLAAMGKVRRDVFVPKEQQANAYRDGALALDHGQTISQPYIVALMTQALELTGNETVLEIGTGSGYQCAVLCELARWVTSVERHEELSNQAAAALKTLGYTNYTLVVGDGTYGWRELAPYDRIMVTAAAQRMPQALFDQLREGGILVIPLGPTEDQALQAIKRINGQPSLRELSPCRFVPLVGSEEPRW; encoded by the coding sequence ATGGCAACGCCGGATCCACTTCAGACGGCGCGGCTGCAAATGGTCGCGGAGCAACTAGAACATCGCGGCATTCACGATGCAAACGTGTTGGCCGCCATGGGTAAAGTACGGCGAGATGTGTTTGTGCCCAAGGAACAACAGGCTAATGCCTATCGAGATGGGGCTCTGGCCCTGGATCACGGGCAGACGATCAGCCAGCCATACATTGTGGCGCTGATGACTCAAGCGCTGGAGCTTACGGGCAACGAAACCGTGTTGGAAATCGGCACCGGCAGTGGATATCAGTGTGCGGTGTTATGCGAGCTGGCACGCTGGGTGACTAGCGTAGAACGACACGAAGAGCTTTCTAACCAGGCCGCCGCCGCCTTAAAAACGCTGGGTTATACCAATTACACGCTGGTAGTGGGCGATGGCACGTATGGCTGGCGCGAGCTTGCGCCGTATGATCGCATCATGGTTACCGCCGCCGCACAGCGCATGCCGCAGGCATTGTTCGATCAATTACGCGAAGGAGGCATTTTGGTCATTCCACTGGGTCCCACGGAAGATCAAGCGCTGCAAGCAATCAAAAGAATCAATGGGCAACCGTCCTTGCGCGAACTTTCGCCTTGTCGCTTCGTTCCGCTTGTGGGCAGCGAAGAACCGCGGTGGTAA
- the nadE gene encoding NAD(+) synthase, with product MQLLHVGAAVLNQTPLAWDANQANVVAAIEEARRRNVSILCLPELCISGYGCEDAFLSSGVQRMAWRVLEEIVPQTHGMIVSLGLPLLYQNALYDVACLAVDGRIAGFTAKRYLAGDGIHYEPRWFKPWPLGRRVQIVVDGHEYPLGDIYFDCGGVRIGFEICEDAWVANRPGIELSQRGVDVILNPSASHFAFGKTIIRERFVLEGSRAFGVHYVYSNLVGNEAGRAIYDGDALIASAGKMIAAGPRFSFAQWGLTSALVDMDAARLTRARTGSFTPDLTAVTDDCIHVPFTYLPCEPMAQSVQRPAWENSVDVKEEEFARAISLALFDYMRKSRSRGFVVSISGGADSAAVSCLIALMVKFGVAELGREAFLTKLSYFPEIQTADNEREMVQRLLACVYQSTRNSGEVTLAAARGVAEAIGADFFQFDIDRVVQEYLDLVSQKTNRTLSWKTDDLALQNIQARARAPSAWLLANLRGALLASTSNRSEAAVGYATMDGDTSGGISPIAGIDKAFLRRWLLWLETIGPQGFGPIPALHAVNVQAPTAELRPPSAGQTDEADLMPYDVLDAIERAAIRDKHSPMEVFKLMRTQFVQYSAQEMLTWVERFFRLWSRNQWKRERYAPSFHVDDENLDPKTWCRFPILSGGYERELTELHQFVLKLPKT from the coding sequence ATGCAACTGCTTCACGTCGGCGCCGCGGTGCTAAATCAAACGCCTTTGGCATGGGATGCCAATCAGGCCAACGTTGTCGCTGCCATCGAAGAAGCGCGACGGCGGAACGTCAGCATTCTCTGCCTGCCGGAGTTATGCATCAGCGGCTACGGCTGCGAAGATGCGTTTCTTTCTTCCGGCGTGCAGCGCATGGCCTGGCGTGTGCTGGAAGAAATTGTGCCGCAAACCCACGGCATGATTGTTTCTCTGGGTTTGCCCTTGCTGTATCAAAATGCGCTATACGACGTGGCTTGCCTGGCCGTCGATGGGCGCATTGCCGGATTCACCGCCAAGCGGTATTTGGCCGGCGACGGAATTCATTACGAACCCCGTTGGTTTAAGCCCTGGCCGTTGGGTCGCCGGGTGCAAATTGTGGTCGACGGTCACGAGTATCCACTAGGAGATATTTACTTCGATTGCGGCGGTGTGCGCATCGGCTTTGAAATTTGCGAAGATGCCTGGGTGGCTAACCGGCCGGGTATCGAGCTTTCTCAGCGCGGCGTCGATGTCATCTTGAATCCCAGCGCCAGTCATTTTGCATTCGGCAAAACAATCATTCGCGAACGATTTGTGTTGGAGGGTTCCCGCGCGTTCGGGGTTCATTACGTGTACTCCAATTTGGTTGGCAATGAGGCAGGCCGGGCCATTTACGATGGCGATGCTTTAATTGCCTCGGCCGGAAAAATGATTGCCGCCGGACCACGCTTTTCCTTTGCCCAATGGGGCCTGACGTCGGCCTTGGTCGATATGGATGCAGCGCGATTGACGCGGGCTCGCACCGGCAGCTTCACTCCTGATTTAACCGCGGTCACCGACGACTGCATTCACGTGCCGTTTACTTATTTGCCGTGCGAACCCATGGCGCAATCCGTGCAGCGCCCAGCCTGGGAAAACAGCGTGGACGTGAAGGAGGAAGAATTCGCCCGGGCTATTTCGTTAGCTCTATTCGACTACATGCGCAAAAGCCGCTCTCGAGGTTTTGTGGTTTCGATCAGCGGCGGGGCCGATTCGGCGGCGGTATCTTGCTTGATCGCGCTGATGGTGAAATTCGGCGTGGCTGAATTGGGCCGCGAAGCGTTTCTTACCAAGCTGTCTTACTTTCCCGAAATTCAAACCGCCGACAACGAGCGAGAAATGGTGCAGCGCTTGTTGGCTTGCGTGTATCAATCGACGCGTAACAGTGGCGAGGTTACTTTAGCGGCCGCTCGCGGTGTGGCGGAGGCCATTGGCGCCGATTTTTTCCAATTCGATATCGATCGAGTAGTGCAGGAGTACCTGGATCTTGTTTCTCAGAAGACTAACCGCACGTTGAGTTGGAAAACGGACGATTTGGCGCTGCAAAACATTCAAGCTCGAGCCCGCGCTCCCAGTGCGTGGCTGTTGGCAAATTTGCGTGGGGCACTGCTGGCTTCCACCAGTAACCGTTCGGAGGCGGCCGTAGGTTACGCCACGATGGACGGCGATACCAGCGGCGGCATCAGCCCAATTGCCGGCATCGACAAAGCATTTTTGCGCCGCTGGCTATTGTGGTTGGAGACCATCGGCCCGCAAGGATTCGGCCCTATTCCCGCACTACACGCGGTGAACGTGCAAGCGCCCACCGCGGAGCTTCGTCCGCCTAGCGCCGGTCAAACCGACGAAGCCGATTTAATGCCGTACGACGTGCTGGACGCCATCGAACGGGCTGCCATCCGCGATAAACACAGCCCGATGGAAGTATTTAAGCTCATGCGCACTCAGTTTGTGCAATACTCGGCGCAGGAAATGTTGACATGGGTGGAGCGATTTTTTCGTTTGTGGAGCCGTAATCAATGGAAGCGCGAGCGCTATGCCCCATCATTTCATGTGGACGACGAGAACTTGGATCCCAAAACCTGGTGCCGCTTTCCCATTCTTTCCGGCGGATACGAACGAGAACTGACCGAACTCCACCAATTTGTGCTGAAGTTGCCGAAGACGTGA
- a CDS encoding ABC transporter ATP-binding protein — MSNHSHLLHSSHNGQPVILRVDRVGRTYADGAVTALNEVSLEICRGEYVAIMGPSGSGKSTLLNLLGTLDRPTTGELYFEGQPLSQLRDLDAFRSRKIGFVFQSFYLLPTLTAVENVQIPMFETGTPPSQRVKKAQELLESVSMSHRVNHLPMQLSVGERQRVAIARALANDPPLLLADEPTGNLDSRSGNDVLNLFDELHLKHKKTLIVITHSQEVAEHAQRIIWIRDGRIVPSRAEALKQREAV; from the coding sequence ATGAGTAATCACAGTCATCTGTTGCACAGCAGCCACAATGGCCAACCGGTGATTTTGCGTGTGGACCGCGTCGGCCGTACTTATGCCGATGGTGCAGTAACCGCGCTGAATGAAGTCAGCCTGGAAATTTGCCGGGGCGAATATGTGGCCATCATGGGTCCCAGCGGCAGCGGCAAATCGACGTTATTGAATTTGTTGGGCACGCTCGATCGGCCGACCACAGGCGAATTGTATTTTGAAGGCCAGCCGCTGTCGCAATTGCGCGATTTGGACGCCTTTCGGTCGCGAAAAATCGGCTTTGTGTTTCAATCGTTCTATTTGCTGCCCACGCTTACTGCGGTGGAAAATGTCCAAATTCCCATGTTTGAAACCGGCACTCCGCCGAGCCAGCGTGTGAAAAAGGCGCAAGAGCTGTTGGAATCGGTCAGCATGAGCCATCGGGTCAACCATTTACCCATGCAGCTTTCGGTGGGCGAACGGCAACGGGTGGCCATTGCCAGAGCGTTGGCCAACGATCCGCCCCTACTATTAGCCGACGAGCCCACCGGCAATTTAGATTCTCGTTCCGGCAACGATGTGTTGAATTTATTCGACGAATTGCATCTGAAGCACAAAAAAACACTGATCGTGATTACCCACAGCCAGGAAGTCGCCGAACACGCTCAGCGAATTATCTGGATCCGCGACGGCCGCATTGTGCCAAGTCGAGCCGAAGCACTCAAGCAGCGCGAAGCCGTTTAG
- a CDS encoding ABC transporter permease, with translation MHFFTFLLKNLLRRPARTLLTIVGLAVAVGAVVSLVGVASGFKDSFMKIYESRDVDLVVTRAGGTEAINNGLPEQLQGPLTKLKGVKQVVGGLVDTIQFRDQGLLGVLLNGWPPDSPLFSEIKMISGQKLTAADTDKIILGRVFAANMNKKVGDTIELYNTKKFEVVGIYESPIVYENGGAVILLKELQSLINKPNETSGFTISAEKPIDEKGLDDLAERIKALQPGLQVKKSAEFVNNVQQIKMINAVAWITSAIALVIGAIGMLNTMIMSVFERTKEIGTLRAIGWRRTRIIQMVIGESLLLSLGGAIVGSVAGLVMVKLLTELPNTSGLVSGNISLPVILWGFFFAILVGVFGAIYPALWSANLLPTEALRRK, from the coding sequence ATGCATTTCTTTACGTTTTTGCTCAAAAATTTGCTTCGTCGGCCGGCCCGCACGCTGTTGACAATTGTCGGCCTGGCGGTGGCGGTCGGCGCTGTGGTGTCATTAGTGGGCGTGGCCAGCGGATTCAAAGATTCGTTCATGAAAATTTACGAATCTCGCGATGTCGATCTGGTCGTCACGCGCGCTGGAGGCACCGAGGCAATCAACAACGGCCTTCCCGAGCAACTGCAAGGGCCGCTCACTAAGCTGAAAGGAGTCAAGCAGGTGGTGGGTGGTTTGGTCGATACCATTCAATTTCGTGATCAAGGTCTGTTGGGCGTGCTGCTGAATGGTTGGCCTCCCGATTCTCCGTTATTCAGCGAAATTAAAATGATCTCAGGCCAAAAGCTAACCGCCGCCGATACCGACAAAATCATCCTGGGCCGGGTGTTCGCCGCCAACATGAACAAAAAGGTCGGCGATACTATTGAGCTATACAACACCAAAAAATTTGAAGTCGTCGGGATTTACGAAAGCCCCATCGTGTATGAGAACGGCGGCGCGGTCATTTTGCTCAAAGAACTACAATCATTAATTAATAAACCCAACGAAACCTCAGGCTTTACCATTAGCGCTGAGAAGCCGATCGACGAAAAAGGTCTCGATGATTTAGCCGAGCGAATTAAAGCCTTGCAGCCGGGATTGCAGGTAAAAAAATCCGCGGAATTCGTCAACAATGTGCAACAAATCAAAATGATTAACGCCGTAGCCTGGATTACTTCGGCGATTGCGTTGGTGATCGGCGCCATTGGAATGCTCAATACCATGATTATGTCTGTCTTTGAACGCACCAAGGAAATCGGCACACTCCGGGCCATTGGCTGGCGCCGGACGCGAATCATTCAAATGGTCATTGGCGAATCTCTGTTGTTAAGCCTGGGGGGCGCCATTGTTGGCAGTGTGGCCGGTTTGGTGATGGTCAAATTACTGACCGAATTGCCTAATACCTCGGGCTTGGTGTCGGGTAATATTTCTCTGCCGGTTATTCTCTGGGGATTTTTCTTTGCAATTTTGGTGGGAGTGTTCGGGGCGATTTACCCGGCATTATGGAGCGCCAATTTGCTGCCCACCGAAGCCCTGCGGCGCAAGTGA
- the recJ gene encoding single-stranded-DNA-specific exonuclease RecJ gives MPKRWLIREHDPAQIVRLEREAGVSAVVAQLLIGRGICDPHVVGGFLDPKLTALRDPEELPGIPAAADRLLSAIAANKPIVVYGDYDADGMTATAILLGCLQLLGANASFYVPNRIDEGYGLNHEALRSLAERGATVVVTVDCGITSIDQALTARELGLELIITDHHEMAAELPTAAAIVHPRLSGHGYPFAGLSGAGVAFKLAWALCRRKCQAKRVTDALRSFLLQAVGIAAIGTVADIVPLIDENRILVYHGLTSLKHQPTPGVAALMRLTKLDQKPALNCEDIGFTLAPRLNAAGRLGQAQLGVELLTTTNAERAGALAEYLHELNNSRDSLERSIYLAAKKQLQEQFDAEQDAALVLASRGWHPGVIGIVAGRLAEKHHRPVVLIAQDDLGVKPGIGSVRGVPGFQVHLALTACTQWLLSHGGHAAAGGLKIEDGHVGAFRMGFCEFAAQQICDDQRVAELWIDGETALATLTLKAVEQIERLAPFGHGNHRPLLCASHLRLAEPPKRIGASGRHLSLRLEQHGARLRGVAFGGGEWFDELAGHAGLLNVAFRPVINTFNGRRAVELHVVDWRAAESAVVAKTG, from the coding sequence ATGCCCAAACGCTGGCTCATTCGCGAACATGATCCGGCACAAATTGTTCGCCTGGAGCGCGAAGCAGGCGTATCGGCTGTGGTGGCCCAACTGCTGATCGGCCGAGGCATTTGCGATCCGCACGTGGTGGGCGGTTTTCTCGATCCCAAGCTTACTGCCCTGCGCGATCCGGAAGAATTGCCTGGTATTCCCGCAGCCGCCGATCGATTGTTGTCTGCCATCGCCGCCAATAAGCCGATTGTGGTGTATGGCGATTATGATGCCGACGGCATGACCGCCACCGCCATTCTATTGGGTTGTCTGCAATTATTGGGCGCGAATGCCAGTTTTTATGTGCCAAATCGCATTGATGAAGGTTACGGTCTGAACCATGAAGCCCTGCGCAGCTTGGCCGAACGCGGCGCAACGGTGGTAGTGACCGTTGATTGTGGAATTACGAGCATCGATCAAGCCCTAACTGCCCGCGAACTGGGTTTGGAACTTATCATTACCGACCATCACGAAATGGCGGCTGAGTTACCGACCGCGGCAGCGATTGTGCATCCACGACTGTCGGGACATGGTTATCCGTTTGCCGGTTTAAGCGGTGCGGGTGTGGCGTTCAAATTGGCATGGGCATTGTGTCGACGGAAGTGTCAGGCGAAACGAGTAACCGACGCCCTGAGGTCGTTTTTGTTGCAGGCGGTGGGCATTGCCGCCATCGGCACAGTGGCCGACATCGTGCCGTTGATCGATGAAAATCGTATTTTGGTGTATCACGGCCTGACCAGCTTGAAGCATCAACCGACGCCGGGTGTGGCAGCGCTCATGCGGCTGACCAAACTCGATCAAAAACCGGCGCTCAATTGCGAAGATATTGGCTTCACGCTGGCCCCCCGATTGAATGCGGCCGGTCGTTTAGGGCAAGCGCAGTTGGGCGTCGAATTACTGACCACTACCAACGCCGAACGGGCCGGCGCACTGGCCGAGTATTTACACGAGCTCAACAACAGTCGTGATAGTTTGGAGCGCAGCATTTATTTGGCGGCGAAAAAGCAACTGCAGGAACAGTTCGATGCCGAACAGGATGCCGCGTTGGTGCTCGCCAGCCGCGGCTGGCATCCGGGCGTGATTGGCATTGTTGCCGGACGGCTGGCAGAGAAACATCATCGACCAGTAGTATTGATTGCCCAAGATGATTTGGGAGTAAAACCGGGAATTGGCTCGGTTCGGGGAGTACCCGGCTTTCAAGTACATCTCGCGCTGACGGCTTGCACTCAGTGGCTATTGAGCCACGGCGGACATGCCGCAGCCGGCGGTTTGAAAATTGAAGATGGCCATGTAGGCGCTTTTCGCATGGGATTTTGCGAGTTTGCCGCCCAACAAATTTGCGACGACCAGCGCGTGGCCGAGTTGTGGATTGACGGCGAAACCGCACTCGCCACGCTAACGCTAAAAGCCGTGGAGCAGATCGAGCGATTGGCACCCTTCGGTCATGGCAATCATCGCCCCCTGCTATGTGCCAGCCACCTGCGGTTGGCGGAGCCGCCCAAACGCATTGGAGCCAGCGGGCGGCATTTATCGCTGCGCTTGGAGCAACATGGGGCCCGTCTTCGCGGCGTGGCCTTTGGCGGCGGTGAATGGTTCGACGAACTGGCCGGGCATGCCGGCCTGCTGAACGTGGCGTTTCGGCCCGTCATCAATACTTTCAATGGCCGCCGCGCGGTAGAATTACACGTTGTTGATTGGCGCGCGGCAGAGTCAGCCGTAGTAGCAAAAACGGGCTAA
- a CDS encoding YetF domain-containing protein: MLFADTSWHDMFYLNLPVIEKILRPIVVYVFLILGVRLAGKRQLAQLNPFDLIVLLTLANTVQNAIIGDDNSVTGGLIGAATLLLVNYVVVWFLFGHQKLEHLIEGDADVLVEAGKVHKDRLRRELITEAELEAVARRQGFSSLKDVERAILEPGGNISIVARKPEPDEMRHGELLMRLEELLNEVRKLGASPQSKPA, translated from the coding sequence ATGCTTTTTGCTGACACCTCTTGGCACGACATGTTTTATTTGAATTTGCCGGTCATCGAAAAAATCTTGCGGCCTATTGTTGTATACGTTTTTCTCATTCTAGGGGTGCGCTTGGCGGGTAAGCGGCAATTGGCGCAGCTCAATCCGTTTGATTTGATCGTGCTGTTGACGTTGGCTAACACCGTGCAAAACGCGATTATTGGTGATGATAACTCTGTCACCGGCGGCCTGATTGGCGCCGCCACTTTGCTGTTGGTTAATTATGTTGTGGTGTGGTTTTTGTTCGGCCATCAAAAATTGGAGCATCTAATTGAAGGGGATGCCGACGTGTTGGTGGAAGCGGGTAAAGTGCACAAAGATCGGTTGCGCCGTGAACTCATTACCGAAGCCGAATTGGAGGCCGTAGCTCGACGACAAGGATTCAGTTCACTCAAGGATGTCGAACGTGCGATTCTCGAACCTGGCGGCAACATTTCGATTGTGGCTCGCAAGCCTGAACCAGATGAAATGCGACACGGCGAACTGTTAATGCGCTTGGAAGAACTACTCAACGAAGTCCGCAAGCTGGGTGCATCGCCACAAAGCAAGCCAGCATAA
- a CDS encoding DUF6677 family protein, producing MPETTLGKIITVPAGKNTLQINLRDPWLSALLAWLVPGLGHMYQRRWGKGGLLMTCILATFFYGLWLGGGRVVYASFRENDAHYAYLCQVAAGLPALPAIVQAVRVASVPPKAPLWDGFMAPPVVPGQVVPRAWVESERAKYPDDPEFRKFDTYDPRDPNATYLRYVSSSEPPTDQSAHWQYQQGGYYDLGTVFTMVAGLLNVLAIWDAWGGPAIPLPKPQGEFTDSTPSDKEEKK from the coding sequence ATGCCAGAAACGACACTCGGAAAAATCATTACGGTTCCCGCGGGAAAGAATACGCTGCAAATTAACTTGCGCGATCCTTGGCTGTCGGCCCTGTTGGCGTGGTTGGTGCCGGGGTTGGGTCACATGTACCAGCGCCGTTGGGGCAAAGGTGGCCTGCTGATGACGTGCATTCTGGCCACGTTCTTTTACGGATTGTGGCTAGGGGGCGGGCGCGTTGTGTACGCTTCGTTCCGCGAAAATGACGCCCACTATGCTTATTTGTGCCAAGTCGCCGCAGGCTTGCCGGCCCTTCCGGCCATTGTACAGGCCGTTCGCGTCGCCAGTGTTCCCCCCAAAGCGCCCTTGTGGGATGGATTCATGGCGCCTCCGGTTGTGCCTGGCCAGGTAGTTCCCCGTGCATGGGTCGAAAGTGAACGAGCAAAGTATCCCGACGATCCGGAATTTCGGAAATTCGATACGTACGATCCGCGCGATCCTAACGCCACATATTTGCGATATGTTTCCAGCAGCGAACCGCCGACTGATCAATCAGCACACTGGCAATATCAGCAAGGCGGATATTACGATTTGGGCACCGTGTTTACCATGGTGGCTGGTTTGCTCAATGTGCTAGCCATTTGGGATGCATGGGGTGGACCCGCGATTCCCCTACCGAAACCGCAAGGAGAATTCACCGATAGCACACCTTCCGATAAAGAGGAAAAGAAATAA
- the rpmG gene encoding 50S ribosomal protein L33, translating into MGKSKKKAETVFLVCDETGDYNYTLRRKPGGEKLKLSKFNQRLRKHTMHTEKKK; encoded by the coding sequence GTGGGAAAGAGCAAAAAGAAAGCGGAAACCGTGTTTTTGGTGTGCGACGAAACCGGCGATTACAATTACACCCTGCGGCGGAAGCCAGGGGGCGAGAAACTCAAGCTGAGCAAGTTCAACCAGCGGTTGCGCAAGCACACCATGCATACCGAGAAGAAAAAGTAA
- a CDS encoding ABC transporter permease, which produces MHFLDFVLRNLLRRKVRTALTIVGVSVAIAAVVGLMSITGGYEESSKEVYASHGIDMVVVRAGEAVTNGSTLDQSLAKRLQELDGVSKVSMALRDTVSIEGTSGLVPVNGWPLDSFNFDTLTILPPGRDLEASDKQAVLLGKTLAENLDKKVGDEVEIEGEKFTVVGIYDSGSIMEDRSAVMLLRAFQNLSSKDAQVSQFDITVKKDLSNRAAVLVALRQQIEGLRGDDGNKLGLAAQASDEFVKSDNQIRLAHAMAWITSAIALIVGSIGMLNTMIVSVLERTQEIGILRAIGWRKSRIISMIMVESFTLSFAGAATGILLAFALVQMLARFPAAQGVLSGGITIQIVILAYLLSILVGLVGGGYPALRGASLPPTEALRYE; this is translated from the coding sequence ATGCATTTCTTGGATTTTGTCTTGCGAAACTTGCTCCGGCGCAAAGTACGGACCGCGCTAACTATTGTTGGCGTATCGGTCGCTATTGCAGCCGTTGTAGGGCTAATGAGCATTACCGGTGGCTATGAGGAATCCAGCAAAGAAGTATATGCTAGCCACGGCATTGATATGGTCGTGGTGCGTGCCGGAGAAGCGGTCACCAACGGCAGCACTTTGGATCAATCACTGGCTAAGCGCCTCCAGGAACTTGATGGGGTCAGCAAGGTCAGCATGGCGCTGCGCGATACCGTTTCTATTGAAGGTACCTCGGGGTTGGTGCCCGTAAATGGCTGGCCTTTGGACAGCTTTAACTTTGATACCTTAACCATTTTGCCACCCGGCCGCGACTTGGAAGCGAGCGATAAACAGGCGGTTCTGTTGGGAAAAACATTGGCCGAAAATCTCGATAAAAAAGTTGGTGACGAAGTAGAAATCGAGGGAGAAAAATTCACCGTGGTGGGTATTTACGACAGCGGCAGCATTATGGAAGATCGTTCGGCCGTGATGCTTTTGCGCGCTTTCCAGAATCTATCGAGTAAAGATGCACAAGTTTCGCAGTTCGACATTACCGTCAAAAAAGATTTGTCCAATCGGGCGGCCGTTCTAGTTGCTCTGCGGCAGCAAATTGAAGGTTTGCGCGGCGATGACGGCAATAAATTAGGCCTGGCAGCGCAAGCCAGCGACGAATTTGTAAAAAGCGATAATCAAATTCGCCTTGCGCACGCCATGGCCTGGATTACTTCAGCCATCGCATTGATTGTGGGCTCCATTGGCATGTTGAACACCATGATTGTTTCGGTGTTGGAGCGAACTCAGGAAATCGGCATTTTACGCGCCATTGGCTGGCGAAAATCGCGTATCATTAGCATGATTATGGTTGAATCCTTTACGTTGAGCTTTGCCGGAGCCGCAACCGGCATTTTGTTGGCTTTCGCATTGGTTCAAATGTTGGCCCGTTTTCCCGCAGCTCAGGGCGTGCTGAGCGGCGGCATTACCATTCAAATTGTGATCTTGGCCTATTTATTATCGATTTTGGTAGGACTTGTCGGCGGCGGATACCCAGCGCTGCGCGGCGCCAGTCTGCCCCCCACCGAGGCTTTGCGATATGAGTAA
- a CDS encoding AAA family ATPase — protein sequence MLRNHWKLRESPFRGTLDGRRFFRSPIHEEALARLHFLVEERRRLGLLLGSSGCGKSLVLDVFSRRLRRSGAQLANVNLLGIDLHEFLWLTAAELGINPDRRDDPFRLWRGILDRLAENRYQQLDTVLLLDNADEAANGMLDHLVRLSQTENIAGGRLTMVLVATTTAPGNSAVRLSPRLLELAELRIDLEAWEPTDTVQYIIETLAQAGSESPIFTDEALQHLHDLTRGIPRCVDQLANLALLAGAGRELAQIDVDIVNSVYHELGAVDAVA from the coding sequence ATGCTTCGCAATCATTGGAAACTGCGTGAATCCCCCTTTCGCGGCACGCTAGATGGCCGGCGGTTTTTCCGCAGCCCGATCCACGAAGAAGCGCTGGCCCGACTCCATTTTTTAGTAGAGGAGCGAAGGCGGCTGGGGCTGCTCCTGGGTTCCAGCGGCTGTGGCAAATCGCTGGTGCTGGATGTATTTTCTCGTCGGCTTCGGCGCAGCGGCGCGCAACTGGCCAATGTGAACTTGCTAGGAATCGATTTGCACGAGTTTTTATGGCTCACGGCGGCCGAATTGGGAATTAATCCAGATCGCCGGGACGATCCGTTTCGGTTGTGGCGCGGCATACTCGATCGGCTAGCCGAAAATCGCTATCAGCAACTCGACACCGTTTTGCTGCTAGATAACGCCGATGAGGCCGCCAACGGAATGCTCGATCACTTAGTACGGTTGTCGCAAACCGAGAATATTGCTGGCGGCCGCCTGACCATGGTGCTGGTTGCCACCACGACCGCCCCAGGTAATTCCGCGGTCCGGTTGTCTCCGCGGTTGCTTGAGTTGGCCGAATTACGCATCGACCTGGAAGCCTGGGAACCGACTGATACCGTGCAATACATTATCGAAACGTTGGCGCAAGCCGGCAGCGAATCGCCCATTTTCACCGACGAAGCGCTGCAACATTTGCATGATCTGACCCGCGGCATTCCAAGGTGTGTCGATCAATTGGCCAACCTGGCGTTGCTTGCCGGGGCCGGTCGCGAACTGGCACAAATCGACGTCGATATCGTCAACAGCGTCTATCACGAATTGGGCGCTGTAGACGCCGTGGCCTAA
- a CDS encoding 16S rRNA (uracil(1498)-N(3))-methyltransferase, with amino-acid sequence MSKRFFAQTPINGDRVTLEGVEAHHLARVMRAQVGDVVTLFDGSGCECMAEIAEIGKSHVEFVVRQRREMNRESPLKLTLVIALPKGDRQRWLVEKTVELGVATLIPLETHRGVAQPSAAALERLQRAVIEASKQCGRNRLMEIAAPQAWSTFAAAFHGPALRLVAHPGGEPLHGIRSNNATMELAEGVVAAIGPEGGFTNEEIAQAVTAGWMSVDLGPRILRVETAAITMAAWAALIGIEIC; translated from the coding sequence ATGTCCAAAAGATTTTTTGCCCAGACTCCCATCAATGGCGATCGTGTGACGCTCGAAGGAGTCGAAGCTCATCATTTGGCGCGCGTGATGCGTGCTCAAGTGGGCGATGTAGTAACGCTGTTCGACGGATCGGGTTGCGAATGTATGGCGGAAATTGCAGAGATTGGAAAATCGCATGTGGAATTTGTGGTGCGCCAGCGCCGAGAAATGAATCGAGAATCGCCCCTTAAGCTTACGCTGGTGATCGCGCTGCCGAAGGGAGATCGGCAGCGCTGGCTCGTGGAAAAAACCGTAGAATTGGGCGTGGCGACGTTAATTCCGTTGGAAACCCATCGCGGCGTAGCACAGCCTTCCGCGGCAGCACTGGAACGGCTGCAGCGCGCCGTAATTGAAGCCAGCAAACAATGTGGCCGCAATCGGCTTATGGAAATCGCTGCGCCTCAAGCTTGGAGCACCTTTGCGGCCGCTTTCCATGGCCCGGCTTTACGATTGGTGGCCCATCCGGGCGGAGAGCCATTGCACGGCATTCGGTCGAACAACGCAACCATGGAACTTGCCGAAGGCGTGGTCGCTGCCATTGGCCCGGAAGGTGGATTTACCAACGAAGAAATTGCGCAAGCGGTCACGGCTGGCTGGATGAGTGTTGATTTGGGTCCGCGAATTCTACGTGTTGAGACAGCAGCCATTACCATGGCTGCTTGGGCTGCCCTCATCGGCATCGAGATTTGTTGA